In Nymphaea colorata isolate Beijing-Zhang1983 chromosome 10, ASM883128v2, whole genome shotgun sequence, the genomic stretch TATAAGAGGTGGAACAGAATAACTTGGACGAAGCATAATGATTGTATCTCAGTGATGCATTGCATGTCGCGTAGGTCACATTCTTCCATACTTTCCCAGGAGTTGATCGCTATTCATAACTACTACCTTGACAACAAAGAAGAATTTGATccaatgctttatttttttcatgttgatctTGATTCAAGTTTAAAAGTTTATTGATTGTTCCCCAATAACCCGATTTTTTTATCTTGGTAAATACTGTGTATCTAATattccatccataaatccaATTTCCTTCCAAATTCCAGTATTTAAATGGATTACAATTTGTACTGTTTCTAACATTTCTATCTTATTCTTGTACATTTTCTCTTGTGTATATCCATTGTGATACTTAACCATATGTCAGGAACCAGATCGAACTGGTGACACGAGGATTTTCAGCCCTTCGCTCTACCAGCTGAGCTATCCCTACTACCCCCTGTATACATTATCCTACTGGAGGGCATAAATCTGTGTTGATTTGTTTAAAGATACTAAAGGAACATTACAAGTCCtaggatttccttttctttggattttttaaAAACCTTTCTTTGTTATATATGGTCAATACACTCACCCTGGGTATTAAGCTCCTCATCTTCTTCAGCTAGGTGGTTTACTCACTAGCCACTTGAATTGATCTCTTGTTAGCATGCCAGACTGATCGACATGTTTGTCAAATTCTTGTGGTCCAGGACAATGTTCCTGGGTTCCAAAGTTTTCACACAACAATAAGTTTGCTGAATCTTTCTCTCTGGAATTCTTAACATCTCAAGATAGAATGTAGATTTCCATCAACAATCTGAGCTTgtctagaaagagaaaaattataGTCCTACAAGTAGTGTTCAATCTTGATTTTTACACCATGTCAGCTATTAGCCAATATGCTCTGGACCATATGAGCCCGTATCAGGCTACTTtcaacttttcttgttttaaattaatgaataatattttaaaaatatttaacaaaagaaaattgttgATATTTTAAGATCCATAACGGCCAGACACTTTCAGTTTTTGGCTGATATAGCGCATGACCAATATTCACTACAACATTGCTTAGTGCTTACAATATCTCTTGTTATTGCTGAACGCAAGATAATATAATGGCCTAAAATTACATCATCACACCAGGGTATGTTGTTTTCTACtcatttccaaatccaagaatcTTCTAAGAGAATTTTATGGATGGTCAGACTTTaagcatgaagatgaagacCAACGACAAGAAGATCTTTTCATGTCACTGGATTTATCTTGCAGAAACAACTTagcaacaaacaaaatttcatcGATGTGCGCTACAAACACAACTATGACAGATGAACTACTAAAATATCAAGATATACAAAAAATAACTCTTAATTATTTTTAGATGCCAATAAGAAAAGAGGCTAGTCagctaaagaaagaaaagaaaagaaaaaatttcaataaattcaaGTAATTTGTCAAAAGACAGACAatcaaacataattttttttcaaaaaagaagcCACTTTTTTTATTAGTCATTAAATATGAGGTGAGTTACTACAGAATCAACATTATattaattaaagaaagaaagttgTTACAGACACAAGGACACGCCAAAATTTGCTATCCCATGGTTAGACATGAAAGTGAAGTATAAAGAGGAAGTGAATCAGCATGTGAGAAACTGACTGCTTCACATGTTCCATCAGCAAAAATATGCAGACAGAAATTGCTTAAAAATAATTGATCACTTACATGATTTAACACTCGTGATGGAATCCCAATGTGTGATCCTAAAACTACCAATCTCTTCTCTAGAACATAGCGAGGGTTGGTAAAATAAAGCATGTGtattatgaaaaatataatctatAATCGATGGTTTACCTATTTCTggacagaaaattttcttttccccatatTTGCATGGCAAAAAGTTGAGGGAACTAAACGTGCCAGTGATAGTCTAAAACAAAATCTAACCCCAGAAAACCTACAACAGTATACATATCTAGTATATCAAGATATTTGCaaatgaaaaagggaaagaaaaagggatcAGCTTTTCATTAATAAAAGATGGAAGTAGAATACAAGTAGTCTATCTTAAACTGCAAAAGTATGAAATATGGAGAATCTGTATAGTAACCTCCACATCATAGATGACTAGCAAACTAGTGAAACCCACATTGAGGAGCATCTGGaacattaaaaacaaagtttcaaTGCAATAGAAAAGAACCATACCGACATTGCAATttgctcattttcttctccCGAAATTCTGTAGGCAACTCCCCACTGAATGCCATGCACATAGTGACCATCATAAGCATTACAATGAATCAGTtaacaaacaaagaagaagatcaaaggGAAAAGATATAAGGAGGCAATCCAGCTTATATTGATGGGTTTCTATTCATCGAGGATGTAGAAAGCTGTTCCACCTTCAACTTTACATGAATTGATGAAAGGCATACTTGCAAAAGAAATCCATAATAATATGAAATATGGCATATTCACCATGGCCAATGTAAGCCTCCTATGTTGAGAGTACATAGCACTGTAGTGCACATTATTCAAGCAGTTCACATAATGTAGAGATCTATGTCATGCACTTACAGATGGAAGACCATTTGCCACATAATCTAAATGCAGACCTTCTAAAACATCATTATTTGCCAACTTCATGCACAATTGCATATCTTATTATTAGAAATTCATTACATGTTTAGAGACATACTGGAAAAAATGGTATAATGCACTTAGCATGTGCATCCATTCTTTAGCATTAGATCATGCATAACATGGAGAATAGTAAAGCTAACTGTATGCAGCCAATTTGACGTGACAAACAGCACCTGGATGAGACCAAAGTGGAAGACATCTACAAAGACTAGAAGCCAATGGTCATCTGTTGGGTGGTCCATTTGATAGCAAAGATAATAAGAACTAAAAGCTATGTTTGTCACATGTATCATTTTCATTATCTCTGATCAGCCCATGTTTGTATGTTGACGTTTCGagatataatattaatatgtgTTTTGAAGTTTGAGAAACCATTTTCAGTCAAAGTGTTTTTCTCCTTCGAGGGACAACAATTTCTCTTTGAAGATCCTTTTTCCAATTCAGTGTCACATGAAAAACTATGCTTACAATTACAACCACGTCTTTGTTTCAACTCACACTATAAATTATCTTAAAATTTCCACTTGCAAAGTCAAAGCTATCTCAGATACAAATTGAAGCAGACGTGCACCCGTAAATTCTGGTTTAGAAAAACTTTTGCAAGTTACATTGCATGAAAGATACATGGGCTCATACTTAGATATTTTCTAAACTAATCTCACCAGCACTCACGATTTACCACCTTACTAGATCTAACTAAAACAAACAAGATGATCAGACCCCATTACATGTGGTAATATTTTATTCAGCAAAAGCTACAACTAGACGTCATCAACCTTTACAGTTTTCGAAAATAATAAACCAagaccaaaaagaagaaaaagggcaaATCGAGAAGCATTGAATTGTTCACCATCTATCGTTACCAGAATTCATCTGGCTATCTATATTACTCGTTCAACAGCCATCTTCTTTAGCTCAAACCATAAAACAAGTTCTCCCCAATTAATTAACAGACAAGAGGTAAGCAATTTCAAAAACGTCGTCCGACATATGTATCAATGAACTTATTAGGTGTAAGAGAACATAAATTACAGAAACAAAAACCAGGAAGGTATCTAATTGAGGACGTTGTCTCTTGCCATATTCCCTTATGATGGCGGCAACACAGAAAGAAAAGTGACCATGCTCTGTTAACCATATCATCACATGAGTCAATCATCATCAGACAAGCAATACAAATTCATAAACACCGTTTATTGTCCACGATCAATCTCCTTTTGCAAATATATGGCCGTTTTTTTGGCAAAAGCCAATCATACGCTTCATCAGTATGCAGAAAGATAGAAACCAACTATCATCTCAAAAGGGCAGCGACGAAAAGTAACAATATCCAGTTTACATTTGTACCAATATCAACGGATCTTGAAAAACAATCGGAAACATAGGTTTTCTAGCATAACGCGATGTGCTCCTCACAGAAAAGCATGTGAAGACCAATGTAGCGTATTTCTGTACTCACACAAACTTCCCCGTCATGGGGCTCCAGTGTCACGGTTCTTCCGGGATATTCAGGCGTCCCTCTATGGTCCGTGCTGCCTGCAGATTTAGAATAGTTGCAATAAGAACAAGCGGacagatagatagatagagagagagagagagagagagagagagagagaggcgtcgCCTTGGTAGAAGACACGTCGGTATCCCTTGATGAACCCGACGAGGCGTTGCTCGTAATCAAAGCCTGCTTTCCATATCAGTGATCCGTACCCAAATACCCACAGTCCCATCTCCTTTCCCGTCCGCCTTGTCTGCCTGTGTGTCTATCTCTCAATGGGGGACAGAACCAAGAGGCcgttcctttctctctctctctccctcgttCTGTGGCAGGACGAACAAACGTTGGTGACGAAAATGTACTTGGCCTTTTTTGTCTGGCTGCTGCCCAGTGCCCACACACGAATGGTGGAGAGCCAGGCATGACATGAACGATTGGTGGATTTGAAGACGCAACGGGCCTCCCACCCCACGATATCTGTCACGACGAGCAGGTTATATCTTGACATTTAATCAATCAGCCATATCACACTTTCGAAAGGATCTACAATCTGTACCATGATGGACTATCCTGTTATTTATTATTATGAGCATCAATGGCGGAGACTAGACCACCATCGTCTGCATATCCCTTTATAAGAACTTGAATTCAGACAGATTTCCATCCACGATGCCCTCTCTCCAGATTCTACTTTTTTAGGCCTTTGGATGTAACTGCACCTTTTTACACCTTTAGGCCGGAAGAGTTTCCGGAGGGCCCTCTCGTTCACACATTTTTGGATAAATCGAAGGAGCACTCATGCATATAACTCATGTACGtaacataacaaatatttgaaaatattaatatgcaaataaagaCGTTGATGTTAATGTTAAAAACCTTAAATCAAGTTTGAATTCCTTTTTAGTCAAGTTTTTTTCGCTTTAAATGTCGATTATATGCAATTCATGAGGTGTGCTTACTGTTACAATAATTACGGTATCgtatagggaacaatttaaacTTCCGGTGCTGCCAAAATACAAGTGAGAAGGGACGGCCTCTTGGTTCTGTCCCCCATTGAGAGATAGACACACAGGCAAAATACAAGCACTTATTCAATATCCACCAATCATCTCTGGACAGAAGAAGCACATACGACTCCTGCCGCTCTGATAGGAAAGGTTTACGGCAATTGGGAtagaagggttttttttttttttttttttttttttgctacttgtgcatttgaattttgtaaTGCCCTCCAAAGCCACCGAATCCATGCACGATCCATTTGATGTAAGATAATAATTTTGAAGATCATGCCTGCCATGTGAGAGAGGCTCCATATTCAAGCTTTAGTTGGGGCCATTGAATAACCTAGTAACTGATTGTGCATCAAAGCTTCAAAATGTCTAGCTTTTCGCCTGCTGATCGTTTGCATTTTCATCAACAGATCGAAAGACGggttggatttgaatcagatatataATTAATCGTGTTCTCTTCTTCAGATATCCATGTAGATCGAAAGGGATGTCAACGGGctgaatttgaatcagatatattcTCTTTTTCAGATATCCATGTATTtaaatttgggttcagattcacatataaagaaagaaaagtcatatgTGAAgctgaattcaaaatccaattccaATCTGatatttacatttatatctAAATCTAGAACTAAACTAGCTATTTATGTATTGTTAGCTTATAAACATGACACCTAAATTagttatttgttattgtttgtCATTTCTTTTGTAGTTGTGAGATGTGCACAATCATGttattattcattttcattgttatttttatttattaatgctctctctctctctctctccgtgcaCAATCATGTTAACTAGCCATGTTTTCCACTGAgcgaaaaaaagaaagaaattatgTGCAGGATGATGCCTAACTTCTGTTGTTTGCAGAAAACTGCCGATTTGTTTCAAGTATTACACATGACTACCAATCTTTATATAGTTTAACCTTCAAAAATATGCTTGAACCTAAATAATTTTGTTGTCCCTTATCAAATCGCTAAAATGTGTTCGATATTGACTACGAAACAAAAGATTTGCACTTTTACTGGAAAGGGATGAGATCATTTTAGGTGTTTGAAATGCATTGAGGATAAACAGAATCATCCAAATGTAAGGCAGTTTCTAGTAAATAGATAATAATGTCGTCATCTTtctgcaaaattttaaaaattagagaGTGTGACAGTCTGACAGAGTTTGGAAACCAGCCTTTTGGACTGGACTTGATAATTGAAACTCTGGTCCATGCCTCAATAAAATAAAACCTGGGAGCTTTCTGGATCCGCTGCTTATATTCATAATCATACATCGAcccacttctttttttcttcttttctcttcaagAATTCAAATAAACTCAGCTCTAATTCAACGTTATATGACGAGTTACTAACACTAttattctttgaattttctccttttttccgTGAATGTTGAGTACAGTGCAGGTGTGGTATTTAACAGAGAGAGGGTATGTCCAAGAAAGAAAGTTAAAGTATCTTCTTAATTTTGttctactttttccttttgttttgcaGGATGGCAACCACTCTCACGTCTTCCAGACATAAAACAAAACGAATACAAAACCATAAACTTCTAAAATAACAGGTCCTTCTCGTTGCTTTATTCTTGAACACCTGATCATTcaatatctttctttttgttctcaagaaataacatccaagaacaaaatgcaaaaaagtgCTTCTCTATTCCTATATTCATATTAGCAAGAAGCAAAGCATCCCCCAAATAAAATCCCCTTAATATATTGGTTCCTTCCTACATTTTTGTATTCAAAGGAGTCCTCCCAACTTCTTTTTAACATATCTTAAGCCCACTTTGCTAAGAGGGACATGAGTCCTGCCCCAAGAAGGAGTGAGACATTAGCCAAAACTTGAAGCTTCCCACTGTTCAGCATCCTGGGGGCCATGAAATCAGCAGCAAGAAGGTCCACAAGCGCCATGTATATGAGGATGCCTGAGGATGCAGAGTTGAACACTCCTTCCACTATCAAAGCTGTTGGGCTGTTCTCGTTGTAGGTGGATGATATCCCAATCCCAATGGCTATCCCCACTGGAGTTGTGAGTGAGAAGAAGAGAGCCATTATGGCTGTGGCCTTGCTCTTGAACTTGGCCTGCCAACATCAAAAGCATATAACTATCatgcaaaaaaaacaaaaggaatatAGAAGTGAAAGGTGTAGGGATGGGATACCTGAACGATGCAGCCGCCGAGGCCCATGCCCTCAAAGAACTGATGGAAGCTGAGGGCAGCCACCAGAGGCTTGATGGTGCATGGGCTCTCCGATGCGCCCAAGGAGATGCCGATGATCACAGAGTGAACCACAATCCCCAACTCCAACACCTGCACCCAACACGATTCAATTCAGACTCCGAATCACCCCAAGCGCCCCCAGATCCTATACTTTTTGGGTCAGCTATGAAACACCTTCCAAACTTAATGGTATTATAAAATCAGCATAGAAAGCTAGTTTTCCCTGAAAAGTTATCCAGGTTTCCTTTTGTAACTGCAATGTTAAAAAAACTAGCGGTTCTTGCGTAATCCCACGCCGGAGCGATCAACGGGAATGACTGGGGCCGACCATTGGAAAAGAATTTTCCGGTGCTGACGTCAGCAAATGCACCATTAGTGTTTTGTTAGTGCATCGTTCGTTAGAGAATGCAGATTTGCTCTCCCTAGCCTTCGTCTTAATGGTTAAACTCCAGCTCGCACTCTAAAAACCCTAAATCCCAAAACTCAGAGAAGAAGAGCCGCCAGGGGACAAGGTGCCGGCACCTGGGAGATGACTCGATGGCGGATGAGGTCGTCGGACTTGGCAAGAGCTGGGACGCCGGCTGAGCAATCTTGCTCCGCATGGCCGTGGGTCCCGTGAGCGTGGACGTGCTTACTGAGCACGCCGGAGCTGCGGGCCTCCTCGTCGCCCTCTTCCACCGGCGCCGCCTTGCTGCGCTCCAAGCTGTTGTAATACCCCGTGGCGAAGGCGTCTATCATGAGCGTTCCCATTGCGGACACCATGGCGATGAAGCCCGTGAAGGGGAAGTCTTGCCACGGTTGCTCGCTCAGACAGGACGAGCTGAGGCTCTCGAAGGCGTCCGGAAGCACGTGGATGAAGCCAGTGGCGAGGATCACGCCCGCAGCAAACGACTTCACAGCGAAGAAGGCGTCCCTCTCGGGGCGTAAGGCGGGGACAAACTTGCCGGCGAGCGGGAGCAGCACGCCTATGGAGCTGCAGACGAGGATGGACACGAGCGCCGCGATCTTGAGCTTCAGGGCTCCGTGTTTGTCACGGCAGCCATCGTCGGGGGAGCATGAATCTCCGCCGGCGCCGTTCTCCGCAAGGacagaaagagggaggaggacgaggaagaggaggaggggcCTGCGCTTCGTCATGGCGCAGTCGAAGGAAGCAGAGGGTGGAGGAGGACTGCCGAAGTTTATATAATAAAAGTAAGGCGTAACTAACGACTGCGGTTGCAAATGTCGAcaccttctttctttccctataaaataaaagatggaAAGGAGATGGTGACAGACTTCTTTTCCATCTTGAAACGCCTTTaggttgaatttgggtttgatgTTTGATTCAGTTTAAATGTATTTAAAAGCTTCATGCAAAGAGATTGATTAGATTTTGCACGTTGTTCATTCAAGAGAAAGCTTCgatcaagaaaaagaatgtCCACAAGAAGGTGAGAATTGGTGATGAGTTCATTTTTCGCCATCTTGTGGTCTGAGAAATTAATTCCACCAAACAAATGACACGCTTTCCTTTGTAATTGTTTACTTAAAAGGAAAGCATGAAACCCtttttttcaacatcttttccACCCAAATGCCTTTAcaaaaacatctttttatttttttagtattttattttaACGCTAAATTGTATTTTTACAATCCAAagtatcttctttttttctggtTTCTCCTATTAATGGAAGCCTATTTTCATAGCAGTTTTTACGACAAACGAGACCCTTATACACAAAACAATAAAAGTTCGTTTTCTAATTTAAAAGCCATAGGCAGACTTGGAAAAGATATTTCCCCACTTTCGTTTCAGAGAAGTTTTAGAAAGGCAAAAATTTG encodes the following:
- the LOC116262180 gene encoding zinc transporter 8-like → MTKRRPLLLFLVLLPLSVLAENGAGGDSCSPDDGCRDKHGALKLKIAALVSILVCSSIGVLLPLAGKFVPALRPERDAFFAVKSFAAGVILATGFIHVLPDAFESLSSSCLSEQPWQDFPFTGFIAMVSAMGTLMIDAFATGYYNSLERSKAAPVEEGDEEARSSGVLSKHVHAHGTHGHAEQDCSAGVPALAKSDDLIRHRVISQVLELGIVVHSVIIGISLGASESPCTIKPLVAALSFHQFFEGMGLGGCIVQAKFKSKATAIMALFFSLTTPVGIAIGIGISSTYNENSPTALIVEGVFNSASSGILIYMALVDLLAADFMAPRMLNSGKLQVLANVSLLLGAGLMSLLAKWA